Sequence from the Romeriopsis navalis LEGE 11480 genome:
ATCCGGCGGAATCCGATCGTTCGGTTTGCCCATGTGAATGACATCCAAACCCGGGGTCAACTCGATCGTCGTCTTAGTCTGCACATGCAACAGCTTTGCGGTGGGCACCTGTAACTGCGTCGAACCCACGGGCTGACCGACTGCGGCTGGCTGCGTAGCGGCTTTTGGCGCACTGGTCGGAGTCAGTCCTAAGGTCGCACCTGCCGGGGGACGGGCCTCGGGGACCGGCACCACCGGTGGCGGAATTTCAACCGGGTCGAAGGATTCGAGCGGCTCAAGTTCTACCGGCGTCACCGATTCACTGACTTGTAAATTGAATCCACATTGACCGCAAAACACGGCGTCAGACTGATTATTCGCGCCGCAGTTAGGACATTGAGTCATGGCTGGTAGTGGGGTGTAACAGGCTTCACATTGCACCGCACCAAGTGGATTTTGGTGCTCGCAGTTCGGACAGACAATCATGATGGACGATATGGATAAAGCAGCTCTATATTGTTTGGTATTCCCCCAGCAGCAGCTTGATCAAGCAACCAAATTAAATTATTTGCCGGTGATCGAATCAATCGTGATGGGTAAGCCAAGTCATCCGCCACCGGGGCAAATATTTGACTCAGTGCCGTTTGCTTGTTCGCACCGGCCACCATAAA
This genomic interval carries:
- a CDS encoding FHA domain-containing protein: MIVCPNCEHQNPLGAVQCEACYTPLPAMTQCPNCGANNQSDAVFCGQCGFNLQVSESVTPVELEPLESFDPVEIPPPVVPVPEARPPAGATLGLTPTSAPKAATQPAAVGQPVGSTQLQVPTAKLLHVQTKTTIELTPGLDVIHMGKPNDRIPPDIDLAGYPNSEIVSRIHADIRVEGDAYYIEDVGSSNGTYVNNAPLAVGSRHRLRPGDRIAFGKGDKVSFLFQC